GGCGTGGCTATTTTGCCGGCAATTTCCCGTTCGGGGCTTACTATCGCCGGGGCCTTGTTCAGGGGCCTTGACCGGAAATTTGCCGCCCGTTTTTCCTTTTTGCTTTCTATCCCCGCTATTTTAGGAGCCACCGTACTTGAGGGCAAAGACCTATTCACCGCCGGCTTAACCGGGAATGCACTCTGGCCCCTGCTTGTTGGCGCATTTGCCGCTGCACTGGCCGGCTATGTGGCCATCAAGTTTATGCTAAAAATATTGGAAAAGGGTACTTTAAAGATCTTTAGCTATTATGTTTTTCTTTTGGGAGCTTTAGTATTAGTAGATCAGTTGTTTTTTAATTTGTTCTTCCCACCCTTGTTTTAAACTGTACGAACAAGAAAACAACAAAGGAAGAAGCGTATGAAATGTACCGCTAAAATCTTCGCCTGCTGCAGCATTGCCCTTTTTTTAGTAACCGCGTGTAGTCCTGCTTGGCGGAGTGAGCAGCAGACCCAACCCGCACCGGAACATGAAGGCTACACTGCTAAAAACAGCTTTGAAAATACTGTTATTCAAAATTTGGCAAGCCTAAAAGGACGGGCTGCAGGCAGCAAATACGAAAAAAAAGCAGCCTCTATTCTCGCCAGAGAATTTGCTACTTTGGATTTAAACCCTTTAAGGGAAGGAAACAATTTCTATTTTCAGCCCTTTTCCATTCCTGCACGTTCAGCTTTTTATGAAAACAGCAGGCTCAAATTTAAAGGCACAGGCCCGGCCACCAATCAGTCGCAAAATATTGTAGGAATTCTACCGGGCAAATCCGATCAATTTTTAATTTTTGGCGCCCACTACGACGGACAGGGGATCAACAACGGACAAATCTATCCCAGTGCCAACGATAATCTGTCTGGCATCGCAGCCCTGCTGGATATTTGCCGGGCCTTAAATGCCAGGAAAAATCGCAACTTAAACTATGTATTTGTAGCTTTTGGAGCCGAGGAAATGGGCTTGTATGGCTCCGAATATTTTGTTAAAAATCTACCGTTCCCCAAGGAGAAAATAACCGGGATGATCAATTTGGACACGATAGGCACTGCCTCCGGCAAAATGGTAATTGAAGCAGTGAAAAATTCCCCGTTGGTGCAAACCGTTTACGATAAATTGCTGCAGTACGACTTTCAAGTAACACTGGACATAACCGACAAACGCACCTCCGACCATTATCCCTTTGGCCAAGCGGGTATTGACTCCTTATCGGTAATGGCTTGGGACTGGCTTGCTAATAACCATACCCCTCAGGATACTTTGGACAAAATAGATTATAAACAGCTTAAACTGGTCTCCAGAGCAATCAGCGATGCCGCCATGTGGCTGGATGAAAATTTAAAGCAATAAAAAAAATGCTTACCTGCGTACCATCCTGGCCATAAAAAATCCGTCTGTCCCGTGAACGTGGGGTAAAAACTGGAGGTAGCCGCGTTTGGCCGTAGCCAAGTCGTCTACTCGCTCTGGGGTAAAAGGCAATAGATCTAAAATGCTCTCCAGCTGAAAATCAGCATTCTGTTTTAAAAACTCGGTCACAACCACGATATTTTCTTCGGGAGAAATGGAGCAAGTGCTGTAGACCAATACTCCGCCAGTCTTCAACGAACGGCAAGCTCCGTTTAAAATTTCCAACTGCAAGGTGCTTAAATCCTCTATTTGCTCCGGAGTTTTTTTCCATCTGGCATCGGGTCTCCGCCGAAGCACACCTAATCCCGAACATGGTGCATCAATTAAAAGGCGATCAACTTGTCCTTGGAAGTTTTCCCCTATTTTTCTGGCATCCAAAAGCTTTGTTGCGATGCTTTTGATACCTAAACGCCGGCAGTTTTCCGCAATCAGCCCCAATTTATGTTCATGCACATCGCAGGCAATAATTTGACAATCGTCTTCTGCCAGCTGGGCCAAGTGAGTCGTTTTTGTCCCTGGCGCTGCACAGGCGTCGATCACCAAATCCCCGGCCTTGGGCCGGACCAGGTGGCTTATCAGCATGGAACCTTCATCCTGCAGTAAGAATTCTCCTGCTTTAAAAGCTGTCAACTCTTCCAAACTGACAAAGTTATGGATTAAAAGTCCCTCCGGAGTGAATAGGCTCTCTTTAGTTTCAACACCTTCCTCTGCCAATTTGGCGGCCAACATGCTCCGGGTAATCTTCAAAGTGTTGGTCCTGATACTGTTTGCTGCCGGTTGGTTATTTGCCTTGCAAAGGGCGATAGTATCTTCCACGCCGTATTGTTTAAGCCAGCGCTCCACCAGCCAAGCCGGATGGGAATATTTCAAGCTGATATGTTCAACTGGGTTCACATCCAGTTCCGGAAAAGAAATTGAACCCTTATTTCTTTCTACGTTGCGCAACACGCCGTTCACCAGTTTCACCGTACCGGCATGTCCGTATTTCTTGGCCAAGTTAACGCATTCATTTATTGCCGCGGAAGCAGGTATTTTATCCAGGTAAAAAAGCTGGTAAACCCCCAGGCGCAGGATATTCCTGATCCAGGGGGTTAATTTTCTTAAACCGCGGGCAACAAATTTTTCCAAAACCCAGTCCAAAGTGTTTCTGTGTCGGGTAACTCCATAAACTAACTCTGTAGTTAGACCTCGCTCCAGTTTGCTAAGACCGGTTTGCCCGATAGCCTGACTTAAAGCCAGGTTAGCAAAAGCATCCTCTACTTCGATTTTATACAAGACTTTTAGTGCAACTTCCCGGGCCGACTGCATCTATTCATCCCTTCTTAACATGCCGGATAAAATGAAGAGGCGAAGGAGAGTTAAAACAGCCGTCAGCGCCGCTGCTACGTAGGTCAGGGCAGCTGCACTTAATACGCTTCTGGCCGGGCCAACTTCCTGGCGGGTCAGGTAACCGCCCCCTTCCAGCAAAGCAATGGCCCTATTAGATGCGTTGAACTCTACAGGTAGCGTAATCAGTTGAAAAAGCACCACGGCTACAAAAGCCATAACTCCGAATCTGGCTAAACCCGCAGCTCCTAAAATAAGGCCTAAAAAGAGCAAGGGAAAAGCCAGGTTTGAGCCGAACTGGGCAATAGGAGCTAAGTTATTGCGCAGTGCCAGGGGAAAATAGCCTACATCATGCTGAATAGCATGGCCTGTTTCATGGGCAGCAATCCCAAGAGCGGCCAGGGAACTGCTGTGGTAAACCTGAGAGGAAAGACGCAGTTTCTTGTGCCGCGGGTCGTAATGATCTGTAAGGTGACCAGGGATCATTTCAACCTCCACATCATAAATGCCCGCTTCCCTTAAAAGCTGCCGGGCTACGGCTGCCCCTGTCAGCCCTGTGGTCGAGGAAACCCTGGAATATTTAGTAAATGCCCCCTGTACTTTAGCCTGGGCATAAAGTGACAAGATAATTGCCGGTATCAACAAGACAAATGTGGGATCAAAAAACGGAAACATTAAACCCCCTCCTTAAAATTCTTCTTTATCCTTATTTTATCTGATAAGGCCTACCTTGTAAACCCCGGTGGGGTATATCCAGGGAAAAAGACTGCTCTGCCAAGTTCTGATTTTGTATAAGGCAAATAAGTGCTTCTTCAACTTGGTCAATGTATACGTCGGTATTAAAGCAAGGTCCCTGGGGCCGCAAATTTAGAACTCCCAAAACTGGCATGGGATTGATTTCCTGTATGCCGCTGGTCAAATCCCGTTCACAGGCAATAGCTACTATTCCTTTTGGCCGCAGATCCTTCACGAACTTTCTTGCCAGCGTGCCGCCGGAAGCAACCGCCAATTTGACTCCATACTTGTCTTTTAGGTTATGCAAATCATTGATAACACATTTACCGCATCGACGGCAATTCTCGACATCTACGGTAATTTTATACTGACATTGACTCCATTGTAGGCAGTGAGGCGCAAGGATCATAATTTCCTCAGACTTAAACATCAACTTACGGTTGCGTACCAGTTCATTGTTCACAGCAATAAAGGATCTTTTTATGCGGTCCTGATCAATGTTAAAAATTTTACCTAAACCGAGGGCAATGGGAAAAAGCATATTAACCGCTGCCAGCATAAGGTTCTCCATGGAAGGGTTTGCTTTAGCGCTCCACAAATTAACTATCAAGCTAAGTAGCCCAAAAGCCAGGGCGCCCAATAAGAGAATGACTGCTCCTCCCAAGATTAAAAAAAACTGGTTTAGTAAATTAACCCTGTGTACAGCCAATAACCAACCTAGGATAATTAGGGCCAAAATAGTAAACAGACTGAGGAGCAACAGGCCAACAAAAATCCGCTTTGGGGTATTCATCATTCTCTACTTCCTAAAACTATACCCGGTTCTACGTTATAACCGCGGCAAAAGGCCGCGGCTTCCATGGCCTGTTTTCCCTGAGGTTTAACTTTAGTAATCAGCAAAGCTCCCCTGCCACACTGCACAACAAACCCTCTGTTTTTATCCAAACTCAGGATTGCTCCCGCCCTTGCATATTCCGGTTTTTCCAGCGACTCGGCTTCTAAAATTTTTAGCACTTTCCCTTTGTAAGTAGTATACGCACCAGGCCAAGGATTCATGCCCCGGATAAGATTGGCTAACTCTCTGTTAGACTTAGACCAGTCGATTTCTTCATGTTCCCGTGTCAACTGCGGAGCATAAGTAGCTTTAGACTCATCTTGGGCGAAGCGGGGAGCAGATCCCCGGGCAAGCAGTTCCAGAGTTTGTATTAACAACTCCGCTCCCTTCTCTGCCAGCTTGTCATGCAGCGTACCTGCCGTATCCTGTGGCTCTATGGGCACTCTTTTTTGCAAAATTACATCTCCGCTATCCATAGAACGGGCCATGTACATAGTGCTGACTCCGGTTTCTTCCTCACCGTTGATAATAGCCCAGTGAATTGGTGCTGCACCACGGTAGGCCGGTAAAAGTGAGGCGTGCAGATTTATACAGCCAAAGGGAGGAAGGTCCAAAATACTTGCCGGTAATATTTGCCCATAAGCAACAACGACAATTAACTCAGGCGCCAGCTTTTGCAAAAAAAACTGTGCTTCAGGATCCTTAATGCTTTCCGGTTGGAACACAACTAACCCTAAATCCAAAGCAGCTGCTTTTACCGGCGACGGCTGCACCTTTTGCCCCCTCCCCTTAGGCCGGTCAGGCTGGGTAATTACAGCATCCACCTGATGTCCTGCATTCACTATCTTTTTTAGACTAGGTACCGCAAAATCAGCGGTGCCCATAAAAACTGTGCGCAAAAAATAACACCTCTTTTAAATAATAGAATGCCACTTAACTTTAGTCCATTTTTTCCAGTCTATCTACGAATAGTATCCCCTCCAGGTGATCGATCTCATGCTGCATGGCTCTGGCCAAAAGACCCGTTCCTTTAATCTCAAACT
This region of Zhaonella formicivorans genomic DNA includes:
- a CDS encoding zinc metallopeptidase, whose protein sequence is MFPFFDPTFVLLIPAIILSLYAQAKVQGAFTKYSRVSSTTGLTGAAVARQLLREAGIYDVEVEMIPGHLTDHYDPRHKKLRLSSQVYHSSSLAALGIAAHETGHAIQHDVGYFPLALRNNLAPIAQFGSNLAFPLLFLGLILGAAGLARFGVMAFVAVVLFQLITLPVEFNASNRAIALLEGGGYLTRQEVGPARSVLSAAALTYVAAALTAVLTLLRLFILSGMLRRDE
- the rsmB gene encoding 16S rRNA (cytosine(967)-C(5))-methyltransferase RsmB, which codes for MQSAREVALKVLYKIEVEDAFANLALSQAIGQTGLSKLERGLTTELVYGVTRHRNTLDWVLEKFVARGLRKLTPWIRNILRLGVYQLFYLDKIPASAAINECVNLAKKYGHAGTVKLVNGVLRNVERNKGSISFPELDVNPVEHISLKYSHPAWLVERWLKQYGVEDTIALCKANNQPAANSIRTNTLKITRSMLAAKLAEEGVETKESLFTPEGLLIHNFVSLEELTAFKAGEFLLQDEGSMLISHLVRPKAGDLVIDACAAPGTKTTHLAQLAEDDCQIIACDVHEHKLGLIAENCRRLGIKSIATKLLDARKIGENFQGQVDRLLIDAPCSGLGVLRRRPDARWKKTPEQIEDLSTLQLEILNGACRSLKTGGVLVYSTCSISPEENIVVVTEFLKQNADFQLESILDLLPFTPERVDDLATAKRGYLQFLPHVHGTDGFFMARMVRR
- the fmt gene encoding methionyl-tRNA formyltransferase, with translation MRTVFMGTADFAVPSLKKIVNAGHQVDAVITQPDRPKGRGQKVQPSPVKAAALDLGLVVFQPESIKDPEAQFFLQKLAPELIVVVAYGQILPASILDLPPFGCINLHASLLPAYRGAAPIHWAIINGEEETGVSTMYMARSMDSGDVILQKRVPIEPQDTAGTLHDKLAEKGAELLIQTLELLARGSAPRFAQDESKATYAPQLTREHEEIDWSKSNRELANLIRGMNPWPGAYTTYKGKVLKILEAESLEKPEYARAGAILSLDKNRGFVVQCGRGALLITKVKPQGKQAMEAAAFCRGYNVEPGIVLGSRE
- a CDS encoding M28 family metallopeptidase, with product MKCTAKIFACCSIALFLVTACSPAWRSEQQTQPAPEHEGYTAKNSFENTVIQNLASLKGRAAGSKYEKKAASILAREFATLDLNPLREGNNFYFQPFSIPARSAFYENSRLKFKGTGPATNQSQNIVGILPGKSDQFLIFGAHYDGQGINNGQIYPSANDNLSGIAALLDICRALNARKNRNLNYVFVAFGAEEMGLYGSEYFVKNLPFPKEKITGMINLDTIGTASGKMVIEAVKNSPLVQTVYDKLLQYDFQVTLDITDKRTSDHYPFGQAGIDSLSVMAWDWLANNHTPQDTLDKIDYKQLKLVSRAISDAAMWLDENLKQ
- a CDS encoding DUF116 domain-containing protein, with the translated sequence MMNTPKRIFVGLLLLSLFTILALIILGWLLAVHRVNLLNQFFLILGGAVILLLGALAFGLLSLIVNLWSAKANPSMENLMLAAVNMLFPIALGLGKIFNIDQDRIKRSFIAVNNELVRNRKLMFKSEEIMILAPHCLQWSQCQYKITVDVENCRRCGKCVINDLHNLKDKYGVKLAVASGGTLARKFVKDLRPKGIVAIACERDLTSGIQEINPMPVLGVLNLRPQGPCFNTDVYIDQVEEALICLIQNQNLAEQSFSLDIPHRGLQGRPYQIK